In Gossypium hirsutum isolate 1008001.06 chromosome D01, Gossypium_hirsutum_v2.1, whole genome shotgun sequence, the genomic window GTTTTCTCGACTCAACGTCCTTGTCTTTGCCCCTAATTGTTAGGGGCAAGTTGATTTCATAACTTCACGATCAGTTCATAAGCTTTGCCAGGTTCGTACTACAGATGTTAGAcggaattaatgaaaaaaaaactggTCCTTTCAGCGAAAGATTATGAGTGATTGTATTCTTGCTATGTTGGTAAgggattaattttaaaagtttcttGCTTTTTTAATTGCAGGTGGCTTTTACTGGCAGAAGGTTAATGAGTTGAGAGTCTTTATTTTTCGATTTTCATTCTCTGTTTTTATTTGTGGTTTAAGCTTTGGGGTGCTTTTGTTTTAATGGTTTTATTCATTGACATACTTGGATAAGTAGATCATATCATCTTCTAGGTAACATGAATAGGGTTAGTCAAAACTCGTCGTTGTTTCGGAGGTTGTTGCATACATTATCCCGTGATGATGGTCCTTCTGAAACCTTGAAGAAAAAGGTTCCTGAAATCGAGAAGACGAGGAAAAGGAGGAACCCCAAGAAGGCTCAGTTGTTTGTGGAGGTTCCCGAATCAAGATCCTTTCTAGATACAGCAACACTGCCAATGTATCTTGCTGTAGCTGGAATTGCACTTTTTGCAAAGCTGCTCATGATGGTTTGTTCTTTCAATCCATGTTTTTACTAGGAATTTTGTCTGTCATTTACTTAGTTTGATGGTTGCTCCTAGCTGATCTCCTAGCTGATCGGTCTAATAAACTATATGGTCTTTTAGGCTGCCTTGAGTATGGAAagcttaatatattatattttcttcTATGGATACTTCAATGTAGAGTAAAATAATCATTTTGAAAAGCATCTATTCTGGAAGTTTATTCTTAGATCATAGTTAAAACAGTTCGAAGAAATCCTTTTTGGTTATGTTGTCACTCTGGTTAACCCCCCAGACATCGGATTTTTCATTCTGCACAATGACTAAATACAAGGTATCAGGAGGAAAACAAAATTCGCTCAACAAAATTAGACACTAGTTATAGAATGAGGTCAGTGATgggttctttttttaattatgtatgtTGTGTCTTCGGTCGCAGTCTTCTTGCCAAAATGAAATAGGACATGAGCcttccaaattcactcatcattACACATTAATGTTTCTGTGTTTATGCTTCATGAATCGTCTTAAAACAGTTACGTGTCTCATTAAGTACTCTTGGTCAGTACTTACTATCAAATGCAGAGGTATTTGTTTTATTGATATTTTGTCCATTGGCAGCATGATGAATCAAAGTCCCAGGAAATGATTGAGCGAAAGATAAAGAATGCTCCTCCTGGTCAAGGCACCATTCGGATGCTTACTCGTGAAGAGTGGGAAGAAATTAGAGAAGTCAGACCAAGAACTCCTTTTGAATCCAAGCTTGCTCGTCCAAATGCAAAAATAAGAACTGGTGAACCGTTGCATATGGTAAGCCACATATCTGATACTCAATTTTGTTTGATGATCAAATCTATGAATCTGTTAATTTTTCTTATTGTCTGTGCCCTTTCTAAATGgcagttggactatggcatcgtgTAGTTTTTTTATGCTTGCATTGAACGCATTTAGATGATTTTCAATAATATTGCATTAGCTAATAAGCTGTAATAGAAAAACCCCGGATGTTGATGGTTTTCGAATCTTGTTGGTTTTCTTCTTGTATGTAGGAGGACATGAAGAATTGGACAATAGATATTCTTACAGATGCACTTACACGAGCTGAAAACTGTTCTAAACACAAGTAAAGCTGATATAACGCGAGAAGATGTTGCCATATTTTTTCGCCCTTGATTACAAATACAATTCTTTGATGGAATTGAGAAACCATTAATGATGCTGATACCTAGCAGAGTAATTATGCATATCTACCTATTGGGAAATGGTTCAAATGGATTTGCTTGGGATTTAACTGTAGCTAATGAATGATTGGATATCTTTAGCAGATTTATAGAAGCATATTATGTATAACATGTTATGACATCATCTTGGTTTATCCTAAATAAGAGGATGTTTATATTTGTACAACTTTCATATCATTATTGTTTTGCCACAAAGAAGATATGTATCATTTGGTATTGTGAATTTTGTGCTTCCTTCTACATTTCAGAGCAAATGAAGCTTTGCAAATCAACCTTGAAGATATTATTATTCAGGGGATATGAATTTTTTATCCAAAGTTTGAAAGCCTTTTTCCCGTCGATTTCCTCCATGCATAATTGACCTACCTTGAAGttatatttatttactattttaccaaaataatctaaaaaatttttatatttacaaaaataactcaggttaaaaaacaatcaccaaaataacctaaaatgaacAGTAAAATGGGGTTGTGGCCTATCAATGGTCGGCACCACCTGGTATTTTGGACCCATGATTGACTGATAATtgtgtcagacttaaaaaaataatttttttgattctggcctgtcaatggccgaaACTAGTGTATTTTTTTTAACTCGTATCATATTGGTAAAcagagaaaaaaaggaaaaaaaaattttggatgcTGGTCTGTCAATGGCTGGCACCacttttatgtaaaaaaaaattacattttgggcTGTCATTGGTCGGCACCAGTATacgaaaaaattcaaaaaaaaaaatttttggtgGTGGCCTGacaatggccggcaccacctttatgtaaaaaaaattttacattttgggCTGTCATTGAAAGGCACCACTATacgaaaaaattcaaaaaaaatgctTTTTTTTTGTGGTGGCTTGACAATGACCGGCACCACCttgatgtaaaaaaaaatttacattttgggCTGTTATTGGCCGGCATCAGTATacgaaaaaattcaaaaaaagttattttttggtGGTGGCCTAGCAATGGCCGGCACTagctttatgtaaaaaaaattacattttagctatCATTGGCCGGCACTaacatatgaaaaaaaattttaaaaaaaaaattttttaggTGGTGGCCTGGCAATGGCCTGCATCatctttatgtaaaaaaaattacattttgggcTATCATTGGCAGGCACCAGTATacgaaaaaattcaaaaaaaaaattttcgggTGCTGGCTTGACAATGGCCGGCATTAAACTTTATATATAGTGAGTGGTTTGGGTTTTGATAGTGTAAAtggaatgagaaaaaaattatgagaGAGCCATCAAAATGAGAGTGTTTTGTAGTATATCATCATATAAGCTTTTTTGGAGTAGATTGTATATAGAGTTTTTTGTAGTGTACAACCAAATTTCGGGGTTGAATTATATACTGTCATATTTTATTGGAGTTGAATTATATACTGTCATGTCCACGCTAAAGGTTATGCTATTAAGGGTTGGATGATTATTTGCACCATAGATGGCCGATCGAGTTATCCAATGCAGATGGACATTATCTATGGTGCAATAGTGTTTATTCCGCAACTAGGTTCTGATTGGAACCGGTTGGTAGAGTCTCCATGCAAAGGTATCTCATAGGACCTCATGGGACAATGGAGGAAGAAAAGGTCTAGAGCAGAAGACGATTAATTGTGAAGAAACTAGTATTGAAAATAATTGTATTATTTCTTaagaatgtttgtatttttttatatctgtAAATTTAATATAGTTGTTTAGGATTTatgatttcatttttatatttttgtgtaaTAATTTCTtagaatgtttgtatttattatatgtaaatataatttACTCTGTAATATATAaagtttgaaaattaaatttttgtgtATTAATTTTACCCAT contains:
- the LOC107928121 gene encoding uncharacterized protein isoform X4, with product MNRVSQNSSLFRRLLHTLSRDDGPSETLKKKVPEIEKTRKRRNPKKAQLFVEVPESRSFLDTATLPMYLAVAGIALFAKLLMMHDESKSQEMIERKIKNAPPGQGTIRMLTREEWEEIREVRPRTPFESKLARPNAKIRTGEPLHMEDMKNWTIDILTDALTRAENCSKHK
- the LOC107928121 gene encoding uncharacterized protein isoform X2, producing MGHSSFPFSIVSALVISTKESSSLSLRRSPVAAGNMNRVSQNSSLFRRLLHTLSRDDGPSETLKKKVPEIEKTRKRRNPKKAQLFVEVPESRSFLDTATLPMYLAVAGIALFAKLLMMHDESKSQEMIERKIKNAPPGQGTIRMLTREEWEEIREVRPRTPFESKLARPNAKIRTGEPLHMEDMKNWTIDILTDALTRAENCSKHK
- the LOC107928121 gene encoding uncharacterized protein isoform X1, producing MYGPLLVSFLNCLGSRHIYKGKLKSQLATITSCCRWLLLAEGNMNRVSQNSSLFRRLLHTLSRDDGPSETLKKKVPEIEKTRKRRNPKKAQLFVEVPESRSFLDTATLPMYLAVAGIALFAKLLMMHDESKSQEMIERKIKNAPPGQGTIRMLTREEWEEIREVRPRTPFESKLARPNAKIRTGEPLHMEDMKNWTIDILTDALTRAENCSKHK
- the LOC107928121 gene encoding uncharacterized protein isoform X3, which produces MSNMNRVSQNSSLFRRLLHTLSRDDGPSETLKKKVPEIEKTRKRRNPKKAQLFVEVPESRSFLDTATLPMYLAVAGIALFAKLLMMHDESKSQEMIERKIKNAPPGQGTIRMLTREEWEEIREVRPRTPFESKLARPNAKIRTGEPLHMEDMKNWTIDILTDALTRAENCSKHK